The Hypomesus transpacificus isolate Combined female chromosome 2, fHypTra1, whole genome shotgun sequence genome window below encodes:
- the mindy3 gene encoding ubiquitin carboxyl-terminal hydrolase MINDY-3 isoform X1, with protein sequence MSEFNKEVVDLVWGRPSSGGVSGSLFRRWTQGFVFSENEPSALEQFEGGPCAVLAPVQAFLLKTILFNRDSSNWSRLTEEEQRTTLCSTLSEILESACSTPSVSYCLVSWAKGQGPHTSTHTHTETHTPQETSKPESSQPQQEQLPTVFAAEDLGFERFHSILHKRTVSSVSELREEVLSLSHTWRGRCGVLLFLYSVILTKGIENIKNEIQDTAEPLIDPVYGHGSQSLVNLLITGHAVSNVWDGDRECSGMKLHGIHNQASVGFLTLMESLRYCKVGAFLKSPKFPIWILGSETHLSVFFAKEMSLVAPESASEQARRVFQTFDPEDNGFVPDSMLKDVMKALDLVSEPDYVSLMKSKLDPEGLGVILLGPFLLEFFPDQDSGIPDSFPVYHYNGLKQSNHNERVEYVEGTALVLGFEDQMVRTDDTPVKRCLQTKWPYVELLWTTERSPSLN encoded by the exons ATGTCTGAGTTCAACAAAGAAGTGGTGGATTTAGTCTGGGGGAGACCTTCCAGTGGCGGAGTGTCTGGTTCTCTATTTCGGAGATGGACTCAAG GGTTTGTCTTCAGTGAGAATGAGCCCTCAGCCCTGGAGCAGTTTGAAGGAGGACCATGTGCTGTCCTTGCCCCTGTTCAG GCCTTCCTCTTGAAGACTATCCTGTTTAATCGTGATAGTTCCAACTGGAGTCGCCTCACAG AAGAAGAGCAGAGAACAACCCTGTGCTCCACCCTGAGTGAGATCCTTGAGTCAGCCTGCTCCACCCCCTCCGTCAGCTACTGTCTGGTGTCCTGGGCCAAGGGACAGGGCccccacaccagcacacacactcacacagaaacacacacccctcaggAGACATCAAAGCCCGAGAGCAGCCAGCCACAGCAAGAACAACTACCCA CTGTTTTTGCTGCAGAGGATCTTGGCTTTGAGCGATTTCACAGCATCCTCCA TAAGCGGACTGTCAGCTCTgtgtcagagctgagagaggaggtgctgtccctctcacacacctggagggggcGCTGTGGAGTCCTGTTGTTTCTCTACTCTGTCATCCTCACCAAG GGCATAGAGAACATAAAGAATGAGATTCAAGACACGGCAGAGCCTCTGATTGACCCAGTGTACGGCCATGGCAG TCAAAGTCTAGTCAACCTCCTCATAACGGGCCATGCCGTGTCTAATGTatgggatggagacagagagtgttCTGGGATGA AGTTGCATGGTATCCACAACCAGGCTTCAGTAGGCTTCCTCACGCTTATGGAGTCGCTACGCTACTGTAAG gttgGCGCGTTCCTGAAGTCTCCAAAGTTCCCTATTTGGATACTTGGCAGTGAGACTCATCTCTCTGTGTTCTTTGCCAAG gagatGTCCCTGGTGGCCCCAGAGTCAGCCTCAGAGCAAGCCAGGAGAGTGTTCCAGACCTTTGACCCTGAAG ataATGGCTTCGTACCTGACTCTATGCTGAAAGATGTCATGAAGGCCCTTGACCTTGTCTCTGAGCCCGACTA CGTGAGCCTGATGAAGAGTAAGCTGGACCCTGAGGGGTTGGGAGTCATCCTCCTGGGCCCGTTCCTCCTCGAGTTCTTCCCTGATCAG gactcGGGAATCCCAGACTCGTTTCCTGTCTACCACTACAATGGACTTAAGCAGTCCAACCACAATGAGAGG GTGGAGTACGTGGAGGGGACAGCCCTGGTTCTAGGTTTTGAGGACCAGATGGTTCGTACAGACGACACCCCAGTCAAGCGCTGCCTGCAGACCAAGTGGCCCTACGTGGAGCTGCTGTGGACCACCGAGCGCTCTCCGTCACTCAACTAG
- the mindy3 gene encoding ubiquitin carboxyl-terminal hydrolase MINDY-3 isoform X2: MSEFNKEVVDLVWGRPSSGGVSGSLFRRWTQGFVFSENEPSALEQFEGGPCAVLAPVQAFLLKTILFNRDSSNWSRLTEEEQRTTLCSTLSEILESACSTPSVSYCLVSWAKGQGPHTSTHTHTETHTPQETSKPESSQPQQEQLPTVFAAEDLGFERFHSILHKRTVSSVSELREEVLSLSHTWRGRCGVLLFLYSVILTKGIENIKNEIQDTAEPLIDPVYGHGSQSLVNLLITGHAVSNVWDGDRECSGMKLHGIHNQASVGFLTLMESLRYCKVGAFLKSPKFPIWILGSETHLSVFFAKEMSLVAPESASEQARRVFQTFDPEDNGFVPDSMLKDVMKALDLVSEPDYVSLMKSKLDPEGLGVILLGPFLLEFFPDQDSGIPDSFPVYHYNGLKQSNHNERVRHI; encoded by the exons ATGTCTGAGTTCAACAAAGAAGTGGTGGATTTAGTCTGGGGGAGACCTTCCAGTGGCGGAGTGTCTGGTTCTCTATTTCGGAGATGGACTCAAG GGTTTGTCTTCAGTGAGAATGAGCCCTCAGCCCTGGAGCAGTTTGAAGGAGGACCATGTGCTGTCCTTGCCCCTGTTCAG GCCTTCCTCTTGAAGACTATCCTGTTTAATCGTGATAGTTCCAACTGGAGTCGCCTCACAG AAGAAGAGCAGAGAACAACCCTGTGCTCCACCCTGAGTGAGATCCTTGAGTCAGCCTGCTCCACCCCCTCCGTCAGCTACTGTCTGGTGTCCTGGGCCAAGGGACAGGGCccccacaccagcacacacactcacacagaaacacacacccctcaggAGACATCAAAGCCCGAGAGCAGCCAGCCACAGCAAGAACAACTACCCA CTGTTTTTGCTGCAGAGGATCTTGGCTTTGAGCGATTTCACAGCATCCTCCA TAAGCGGACTGTCAGCTCTgtgtcagagctgagagaggaggtgctgtccctctcacacacctggagggggcGCTGTGGAGTCCTGTTGTTTCTCTACTCTGTCATCCTCACCAAG GGCATAGAGAACATAAAGAATGAGATTCAAGACACGGCAGAGCCTCTGATTGACCCAGTGTACGGCCATGGCAG TCAAAGTCTAGTCAACCTCCTCATAACGGGCCATGCCGTGTCTAATGTatgggatggagacagagagtgttCTGGGATGA AGTTGCATGGTATCCACAACCAGGCTTCAGTAGGCTTCCTCACGCTTATGGAGTCGCTACGCTACTGTAAG gttgGCGCGTTCCTGAAGTCTCCAAAGTTCCCTATTTGGATACTTGGCAGTGAGACTCATCTCTCTGTGTTCTTTGCCAAG gagatGTCCCTGGTGGCCCCAGAGTCAGCCTCAGAGCAAGCCAGGAGAGTGTTCCAGACCTTTGACCCTGAAG ataATGGCTTCGTACCTGACTCTATGCTGAAAGATGTCATGAAGGCCCTTGACCTTGTCTCTGAGCCCGACTA CGTGAGCCTGATGAAGAGTAAGCTGGACCCTGAGGGGTTGGGAGTCATCCTCCTGGGCCCGTTCCTCCTCGAGTTCTTCCCTGATCAG gactcGGGAATCCCAGACTCGTTTCCTGTCTACCACTACAATGGACTTAAGCAGTCCAACCACAATGAGAGGGTGAGACACATATAG